In Episyrphus balteatus chromosome 4, idEpiBalt1.1, whole genome shotgun sequence, the sequence TTTGCAGATTTATGAGTCGTTAAACATCATAGTTATGTAAACGCATATCAAGTGAAATAACCCTCATTAACGTAGGCAAACATTGTCATCAGTTCCCAGACTGATGTCGTGAAAAGGATATTTGAGTTGTTTAATCTTTAAattgaaacctttaaaatttattattatttaagaaaGCATAAAGAGAGTCTACCGCATCATGGGCTCTAGTTTGAGGCTGATGTAGCAATGTTCATTTTTCGAATGAACAATTTTTGCTTAGTCTGTACGTTTTTACTTTTGCATTTGTCTGCTTGCTGAGTTTTCCCTAAAAAGTCAATTCCCACATTAGGATGAACCTACATAAATCACAGCTAAAGCATTCCTTGTTCTTATTATTCGGCCCATAAGAGCATTATATTATAGTAATGGATAAGGAAGGACGATGAAGTTCAAGATTATATGGTGTGtaggagtgtttttttttaatgctgttAAATTGTTGTCATAaatttcgagtttttttttgcttattagaaaaaagtttgaatgGAATAACGAGATGTAGGTTATTGTCAATGAAATTATTACTTATCTCTTTTTTTCGGCTCATAAAACAGAGGTGTTTGTCTATTCGTTCGAATTATAATAAGTTTAGTTTTTAATCAACACAATTAAAATATTACTTCGCATTTTTTATGAAGGATAAGGATTATAGAGTTTTAATTGAAACTTGGTTATCTGATTACAATTTAGGATGCGACGAGCAGGAGGAGTTTCGATTTTTCtaacattaaattaataattaaattcaAACAATCTAAATTTTCACAACATACCTACTGCAATATTAATGCGGTCAATAAAACTTATGCTCACTTATTATTAgacttttatttctttaaattcaATATTCAACACAAATTTGTTTCAGTATAACACTTTACAATTTATAAAGTAAACAGTTTTAATAAACCATTTCACAATTACCTATCTTAAAAACTTTCGGAATTAAACTTTCCCGATCTCCCTCTACGACCTcgtatttatatattatattatattatatttataccCGTACTTAGTTAGAGTGACCAGTGCAATAAGGCGGCCCTTCAATACTTTGTGGACTAGGGCCTCAACTCACAAGATTCTCCAGCTAGCTTTATCTTTACCTAGCTGCTTCTAGTTTTACACGTCCGTCCGTCCATAACTTTCCGTCCCAGTGAATTTTTGTCCATGTCATCTCAGACACTGCACTTTTACTCCTTAGGCTATGTTAGTgtccttgtacaacccgtaTACAGGTCGATGTTGTATCCTCTCTCTCCAATTATCATCAATGCACACGGAACCAAAAATCGCccgaagaacttttctctcgaaacaaCCCAAGGTGCATTTATCCGCCTTCGTCAAATTGCATGCCTTTGCACCATATAGTAGGACTGAGATGGTAAGAATCTGGTATAGGGAGACCGTAGTGCTCGAAAGAGCGCTTTGAGGCTTTCTAGGCGCTGGTGTTGTTGTCTGCGTTTAAAGGGGGCCTAGAGTGTGAATATTTGGTAGATGGTCGACTTTAAGCCACTGATAAGGACCTCTTAGATTGCCGATGAAGGGCTTCATACGTTCATATATAACTGCAACTATAGCCGCCATCATTGATTTTATTTAGGAAATTCTCTCGCTGCTGCCAGGAAGAAGTGTCGCTGCCAACAACTTCCCATTGGGGTTTTACCCAATCTTAGGTACCTACCGgagaaccaaacgagtcgagtattgtttacgaacatcgagtacttactcgaaaaaaacgatctcgaacaaatagattcaacacaactcaaatatgttcgagATTTCCTGTTTACgagtatgatgactcgtaagtaatcctccatttcaaacgagttcaaacgatcatttttctgttcgagtaaaatcgagtaaaatgatCGTGAACAAAATGTTCATGATTAACGTGATCGAATTTACTCGAACTGGAAAGGAAATGTTCATAGTGTTCGAGGGTGgtacaaaaaattgaagaaattaaattaagttaaaaattatgacacttgtatatgtatacaccaccattgaagaatatccaaaatatattattattaagatttaaattATCTATTAATtcgtattgaattatatttggaATTTCTGCACGAGTTTTATAattaggtatataataaaacacttcttatcctcgtacaatagttgtatttatttacaaacgttttcgaaaagttaacttttcatCTTCAGGTGAtagcaaaaattattatataatagttgtatttattatataatagttgtatttatttacaaacgtattcgaaaagttaacttttcatCTTCAGGTAGGGTTGCCAGccgtccgggttttcccggacatgtactcttttttggctatgtgggggacgtccgggatagtttctatcaaatgtccgggattgtactcttttctagcctttaagtatctcactacttgtatgctactcttaattcatttagcaataattttttaatcttcagttagactatcataaGAATacatgtcaatataaaaaaaaacttattcctaggaataagctctgagGTTTATccgactattgaaaaattgacccttattattcaaaaaacgaatcgagttcattaaaagcgaggcgtttttattttggtttattatctgctcaattctgttttgtattctgttccaatataatcaaaactcaaaaatatacaatatggcaaaattttaaacgattaaggaaaatctaaagccacttaagtaagttgctaagtcaaaaagaccatttcttaacttagtaacttactaaaaattttatttgcatttaactaaatcgtttaaaattttgcgcaattggttttcaatggaattttaaattttttttaactggaattGCATTGCAACTTTTGTAGTATTATAGCTCAAATGTTTATTATAATACTATACCGAGAAGGCCAAACTTTGTCtcagagttttttatttatttttttatttgtgaaaaaataagaaaaaaatggttaaaaatgtgatttttagttaaattttaataggattgttcggttatttttttcataaaattatgcatttttttttgtcctagttttgtatttttttgtccgggaaagtccgggattttgcatctcgattactagtttcgtcaaaatatatctggcaaccctatcTTCAGGTGatagcaaaaattatttttgctatCACCTGAAGatgaaaagttaacttttcgaaaacgtttgtaaataaatacaactattgtacgaggataagaagtgttttattatatacctaattattaagatttaacctaatactttgttcttccattgtttcttataaaattattaattttttaaaggaactcagaagattactatttaaatattattctcgaaagaaatcagcttttgaactaaaatatttcattcataacttTCCCTTTTACCCTTTCATGCAGATTTGTAATTTCCCCAATATACCTacccgaaaaaatagtaattttttttaaaaacaatcatccccAATTGcactatttcatattttttaaggatatgTTTCTATTACGTATCTACCTGCACAAATTAACTGGCCATTCCCAGTTAATTACTCTTTTATTTACTCAGTCATTGATAAACTCTTTCTAAAAccacaattgtaaaattaaataacttGCTTTAATTGCAGTTGTACCGTAAACAACCAACActcaaaacctaaataaaaaaaaaatatgcaacaggtacctatagggtgtagaaattggaagtggttgttttcattgttcaaactgTTCCTGATTTTTCGATCACTTTCGATGATTTTGAGTAAAGCCtagtgtttatgaacagtcAATCCAGGGGCGaacgcagaaaaaaatttcggaggggggggggggggttttaaaaaattagctttctatttttttgtgttattaatCAGCCCGTTTAAGTTTCACGTGGAcaattgatttttaaacaataatttaaaaagctatTGCAAGTTTTATAGGAAGAAATCAGCACTTTccgctaaactttttttttccaaaatttaagtgagCTGGGCCCAATTGCGCAGGTGTGATTTTTTTGCTTGAGTTTTTCTGTGCCTTGTTTGCaaggccatttttttttcgtttacacAGAGAAACTCACTTTTGCCGAATGGCCCCCTGCTTACCTCCCATATAAAAGGGCccgacccatagaatccgttgcgtcgaagttttaaaataaaatacacaagttcttatgggaagcgacccataagcgacggatcggacggagacggacttcccataagaacgtgtgtattttatcgagctgtcagtcaaaaacttcgacgcaacggacgcaacggattctatgggttgggcccttaactgaaaaaaaagttcaaaatacgAAATTCGGGAGGCGAACAACTTGTCGCCTGCAACTCACAATGCCTAGAAGAaaagtgaaatttaattttttcgggtggacgtgaaactcacaatagtgCTGAATATGTTTTTTGGGGAACATATCATATCGTATCGTCACTTGAAAAGCAACTGTTGCAACTTAATTCCGCACTAGTGCGAGCGGGGCCTTATGGTAGTGGGTGGTTGACATGGGACTCACTACCAGAACGAACAAACCAAGCTctgtaaattttttaactgtATAAATGGTTCAAAAACGGAACATAGACCAACCTACGAAAAATACTCTACCGCCTTCATAATTCTCTCGGTTCCTTTGTTTTGCGATAATGTGTGTACTTGCAATTGTAATTCAAACTTATTACTTATTAGCAATATCCATAACTGCAGCAAATATATGCTTCCAAATCATTCTTCGTAAAGTAGTTCGGTCAAtgggaaaaaatatgaaaaaagttatgacatTGAAGAGGCGTTTCTTTTGAGTAATAATCTAAATATCTCGATAGCGACTTGTGGCTCAGaaaatttgtgaaatataaCTAGCTATGTATCTATCTCAATTTCTCCCATACATTTACGCAATACCGTAGAACCCTCTGACAGTAGTATTTAGTATACAGCTtgctctaaacaaaaaaatagcttcttttttttgtaaaaaatcacttAGATTTTATATAAAGCCAAAAATTGTTAGTAAAAAATGGCTTGAATCCATcagttttcaatttgttttcttgCAGGACCCACCAATCAATCCACATTGACATAGCGAAATTATAAcataatatttatctactttatAAGTCCTAAAGTTTGGGAATTTTAGCAACatataagtgtttttttttttctttaaaacaaaacattttggaTGGGTTTCAACCGCCAAAACCCCCCCTCCCCCCTGCGTTCGCCCCTGAgtcaatctgttttttttttatccgtgGGTATCGAGGATCGAGTATACTCAagagttcaaacaatttgtatggAACTACCTACTAGGTTAAGAAAGGATGTTCCAAAAAAGTTCttagaacaacaacaaaataaaaacaaatttatgaaGATAAATCAAAGTTCAGCAAATACACGACACGAGGTGATTGACGTTTCAACAACtgaataaattaatcaaaatcaatGATAATCAATGCTTTCACATTAGATATTTGTATCCTCTTTACTCAAACCAATGCTTATTTACGAAAAAACCGTGAGTGTTTAAAGGCTGCGTAACGCAACCAAAgtatttttcttctaaaaacaAACGTAAACTTAAATGTTGCTGATTTTAAAGCTTTCATTTCTTTGTAATTTCCAATCTTTTTCTAAGAATTGTGATAATGATAAGAtatagaaaaatgaaaataaatactttaaataaaacaataagctATAACTTTTACTTAAATGAACTATTTTGTTTCTCTTTAAAGTGTGTATGCAGATACTCCAAGTGTTCTAGTAGCATTAAAAGGCAATTAAACGTTCACAGCGCCAAGACTTTTGCGATAAATAAAAGATCTCCacgatatacatattttattgatATATACTCCCTTAGGTTTGAGTGAGAGTCAGAAAGCTTTTGGCAGGCATGGCGAACAGATCAAGGTGTATCGCTACTCttgcaatatttttaatatgCTACGCTACGAGTTCGACAAGTGTAGCTGGCCAATCACGTATAGCGGGAGGAAAAAAAGCAGCCGCAAATAGTGCTCCGTTTATTGTGTCACTTCAAAAATCCGAAAAAGGGAAAAATATTCATTATTGCGGAGGAACAATACTCAACGCCAATTGGGTGGTCACCGCTGCTCACTGCCTGTCTTCAAAAACTTTAGCTTATAGTACCGTGTTAGTAGCTGGAAGCATTTTAGTAGATGGTAGTACTAGTACTGTCCAGAAGCGTAATATTGACTACTACGTGGTACATGAGCTCTTTGTGGGAGGCATTGCTCCTTATGACATTGGTTTAGTTTATACAAAGTTAGCCTTCAAATGGACTTCAGCTGTTGGGCCCGCTGTTCTTCCTAAGGCCGATTCTACTCCCAGTGGAACTGCGTCTCTGTACGGATGGGGGAGTACGTCGACAACAGCAGCTGATAAATTTCCCTCTTCACTTCAAGTTCGTTAATAAATGTAtacattaataaattaatagataaatttaataaatatttcagGTTGTGAGTTCGATACCAATAATTACATTATCAGAATGCGAAAATGAACTTGGATCACATGGTTCAAACTTGCATGACACCAATGTGTGCACTGGTGATTCGAATAGCGGAATAAGCATATGCAAATCCGATTCTGGAGGACCTCTTATTCAAGGAAAGACTTTAGTTGGTATAATATCCTGGGGGAAAACTCCGTGCGGCCAGAAGAATTCTCCCTCCGTGTATGTTCGTGTCTCTGCGTTTAACTCGTGGATAATAAAACATCAAATAGCccccaaaaaaatgttaatgcatttctaaaattgtattctttttaaGGAGAgccataaaattataaaataaagattaaaaaCAGATGTAACTCCAGCTTTACTTGATGGTAACACAAACaagttgttgttcattcaaaaccttcaataaaaACTGTGATggtaatataaaatttacaatttttaacttCTGTGGGTTAACAAGTgtggtaaaataaaaaaaaaattttgtagctTGTTCCTACAGTACAAACCTAGAAAAAATCACACCATTACACACGTGAGGCCTGAACCCcacgaaaaaaatgtataaggaaatttacaaaaatatagttCAACCATTTTGTCTTTCCAGCTTAAATGAAGAGAAAAAGACATTTCCTCCCATATAATTTCCTTCTTACGATATCTCgaagaataattttcaaaagtattGGCCTTATAGTCACACTTTTTGGAAAACCTATTAAActttatacttatatatataaaGTGACGTTTACTTATCATTGTCAGTGTCAAGGCATTAACTCGCAAAACTTTGATCACACGGTTCGATACAAAGCAAAATCTCGTAGCCgactttttgcataaaaaaaacgatatttgaaatcaaaacaattgacttacggccatattattcactagtttaaaaaatacatctggatgttaaattgtcaaatgtcaaaaataaatccaaatccaaaatagttatcccgattttaactatgaaaatagtaaaaaataattatttttttctcagtgtggtagtgaatatcatggatttggatttattttggacatttcaatttctttacatccagatgtattttttaaactagtgaataatatggccttTACCAAAAGCAAGAAGGAATAAtaactacatacatataaacGGTTCTATGGAAGGTACCGTagataatgattttcaaacaaaaattttttcataagaagatagaccttagcttaaaactactatttgaattttttaaacaaaatcgttagagccgttttcgagatatatcaattttactaaaatcggtatatggcaagtaccgttatttttggtccaaaaaaattaattccaaaaacacctctggagagttgccaaataacgctacataccaagtttgacttCAAttggttcatccgtttaggctgtagctccttatacagatagacagacagactgacagactgatagactgacagactgacggactgacagactgacagactgacagactggcagactgacagactgacagactgacagactgacagactgacagactgacagactgacagactgacagactgacagactgacagactgacagactgacaaactgacagactgacagactgacagactgacagactgacagactgacagactgacagactgacagactgatagactgacagactga encodes:
- the LOC129918670 gene encoding lectizyme-like, with product MANRSRCIATLAIFLICYATSSTSVAGQSRIAGGKKAAANSAPFIVSLQKSEKGKNIHYCGGTILNANWVVTAAHCLSSKTLAYSTVLVAGSILVDGSTSTVQKRNIDYYVVHELFVGGIAPYDIGLVYTKLAFKWTSAVGPAVLPKADSTPSGTASLYGWGSTSTTAADKFPSSLQVVSSIPIITLSECENELGSHGSNLHDTNVCTGDSNSGISICKSDSGGPLIQGKTLVGIISWGKTPCGQKNSPSVYVRVSAFNSWIIKHQIAPKKMLMHF